The stretch of DNA GCGAATTTTATGTCAACAATGGCACAGGCGATTTTCCAATTGACCCAACAACGACCGTTCAATACGATGGTTTTACCCTCCCTTTGATGGTGGAAATAGAATTAGTTCCTTGCGAAACTTATCACCTCAAATTAGCCATTGCAGACTCGGGAGATGAAGTATGGGATTCTGGTGTGTTTTTGGAAGCAGGAAGTTTCAATACCGATATTGTGACGGTAACGGCAAGCACTTCCGCAGGTACAGATACAACTGTTGAAGGTTGTTTGGATGGTACATTTACATTCACTTCCAATTTTGAGATAACAGAAGATTTGGTGATTGATTTTACGGTTAGCGGTACCGCAGAAAGTGGTAGCGATTATGTGGCTATCCCAACAAGCATCACCATCCCTGCTGGACAAACTTCGGCAAGCATTGACATAACAACCATTGATGATGCTATCTTGGAGGGAATCGAAAACATCACAATCGATTTTGACCTCGGTACAGGCTGTGCAGGAACGCTGCAAACGGCCACACTCTTTTTGAGCGACCCCTCTATAGTCGGTACGGTATCTGTCACCTCTGATAGAATTTGTGGGGGAGGAGCTATTGAAGCAACAGAAAACGGACTCGTATTGGCAGAAGGAGATGTATTCACTTTTATCGTACACAACAGCCCAACGGGTGATGTCACTATGGGAGGATTCACCATTTATGCTATTAGTGCTGATGGCTTTTTTGAGAACGATGGCGGAATTCCCCAAAACATTCCCGTTTACATCTCTACTACAATAGGCAACAACGATGGTTCAGGCACAGGCACACCCGACTTCACCGACTTTTGTTTGGAAGTAAGCCCACCCGCCGAAGTTGTATTTTTGACACCCATCACCTTCATGATCGACGAGTTTTGTGAGGATGCGACAGGGGATTATTATGTCAGTTTCCAATTGCAGGGAGGTTTTCCTGAATTTAGCAATTCATCTTCCTACACCCTATCAGGTGATTATGCAGGTACTTACGGTTTTGGACAAAATGCTATTATGGTCATATATCCTGCTGGAGGAGGAGATAATGTATATGATTTCAGTGTGGTAGATGCAATTGGGTGTACAGCAACAGTGGTAAGCGATGTTTTTGAATGTGCCAAAAACCCAATTGAATTGCTTGGTTTTGACGGAGAAGTATTAACGACTGGGAATTTGCTGCAATGGACAACGGCAAGCGAAACAGACAACGATTATTTTGAATTGTTTCGTTCTACAGATGGCAAAACCTATGAGCCAATTGCAGTAGTCAACAGTCAAGGCAACAGCCAAAACCTTCAATCCTACCAGTTTTTAGACCGAACTGCACCGAATGGCTTGACCTATTACCAACTCACTCAATACGACTTCAATGGTTTGTCCACAACTTTCCCTACTGTCGCATTGCAGCGAGGTGAAACCACACATTTGCAGATTGTTCAAGTTTCACCTGTTCCTGCAAAGGATTTTGTGACACTCAGTTTTTCGGCTGCAAACAACAAACCGCTTCAAATTTCACTCTATAATGTAGCAGGTCAAGTAGTCTTTTCTCAAACGCTTGAAACGACTTCAATGGGCATTCAGACGCTTACTTTGGATATGCAATCTTTGGCGAGCGGGATGTATTTGTTGCAGATAGGCAATGACTTGGAGTGGGTAAGCCAGAAATTGGTGAGGGAGTAAAAATATTGGGATTTGTAATAGGAGGGT from Chitinophagales bacterium encodes:
- a CDS encoding choice-of-anchor L domain-containing protein, which codes for MQRNTFTISLLSLIFTLIFSAQSLYAQLEVIGGQTPEQMIENFLGVGVEVDNVVINCPEVAYGTFNGVNSNIGIDNGILLTTGSIDNAVGPNNVSGAQTSNGAPGDLDLGAIVNQITFDACILEFDFVPASNTLTFTYVFGSEEYLEWVEADFNDVFAFFITGPNPSGSLYDNRNIALLPGTDTPVSIDNVNDDLNSEFYVNNGTGDFPIDPTTTVQYDGFTLPLMVEIELVPCETYHLKLAIADSGDEVWDSGVFLEAGSFNTDIVTVTASTSAGTDTTVEGCLDGTFTFTSNFEITEDLVIDFTVSGTAESGSDYVAIPTSITIPAGQTSASIDITTIDDAILEGIENITIDFDLGTGCAGTLQTATLFLSDPSIVGTVSVTSDRICGGGAIEATENGLVLAEGDVFTFIVHNSPTGDVTMGGFTIYAISADGFFENDGGIPQNIPVYISTTIGNNDGSGTGTPDFTDFCLEVSPPAEVVFLTPITFMIDEFCEDATGDYYVSFQLQGGFPEFSNSSSYTLSGDYAGTYGFGQNAIMVIYPAGGGDNVYDFSVVDAIGCTATVVSDVFECAKNPIELLGFDGEVLTTGNLLQWTTASETDNDYFELFRSTDGKTYEPIAVVNSQGNSQNLQSYQFLDRTAPNGLTYYQLTQYDFNGLSTTFPTVALQRGETTHLQIVQVSPVPAKDFVTLSFSAANNKPLQISLYNVAGQVVFSQTLETTSMGIQTLTLDMQSLASGMYLLQIGNDLEWVSQKLVRE